The Humulus lupulus chromosome 7, drHumLupu1.1, whole genome shotgun sequence region caagtcaactACAGGCTCTGTggctttttctttccccttgccttggggagcagaaggcctttctgcagaagggctgcccgtgggttccctgatcgtaactcctgtaggcctcctcctgggagaaggcataggaggttgctgctcgggaactccctcggcagtggcttcgtccaccatggaccctctattttcatggcgaggagccaggaggccagatgacctcaagttcttttcaaggattagggccttgacgcttttcgctgcatcagacatcctggccagagcattggacctcaacaccatgtctggtgttggagtcggacgtaaccaagggcctgaaaaacaggtcaaaattgagaaaaaatgaaagaatatacTCTGGGGAAAAGTATGGACCAGCGAAAgacaagctcttacctcctctcgcgaaggccaagttgttactggctatgttcggagtaaagaagtaatccttattataatgccccacgttcgagacatgagtagtaccactcaggaacgtccggccggtttcctggtgacagaagtgaaaaaagcccgtcccgttgtgctgaggaTTAGACTTGAGGTTgaagaggtagttaacctcatgaggtgaaggttctggccatttgttaagtttgtacaggacatagagtgcagccaacatcctatatccgttaggggttatttgaaagggagcgacgccgaaataattggccacccctacaaagaaaggatgaagagggagataagcccccgcttcaatgtgataccgggaccaggcgctgttcgctcctcctggacggttagccctctggtccgcagtaggacgtgtaatggttacccccgtaagggggaattttctgaagcagttggcgaccatccgaggggtcatcgaactggtcgggggagtgtaccactcgacatcaggcggattcctatgacgaggacgagccctagtttggatattagggtcaggaacaaaaTCTCTCGaacactggtcgagggagcccccgcctgcaagccaggctgggcaggagaagtagggttactttcagattcgggccttttcttgccagaagactttgaacgggccattggaggagaaggatgtggtctggaagaggctcgtgagaaaggtatctggtgaatgcgatcggttggttgttcttctccctcgagcagctgggcgaggaggtcgtcgtcgatgggtctctcacctccccacaaatctggcattaaaatctacaaacagaagaatggggaggtgaggtcagaggagtctagaaggcttttagaataatgctggtcgagtataaaagctaagcctttatacaacaacattctaacaagaaactaagtCTTTCTGTGCAAAGAGTTTAAAAAGCGGATCagagggtgaaagtgaaaagttttcctgaaaagctttttcgactccccttagggcgggaaaaattattttcaactggcttaaaaatcaaaatgctacttcgattttacgtcctaaaaagcactgattttgggttttaaaccaactcataagcctactctgcctacaaaaaTATTCTATCTACGGGCGCTTAAAAAACTAGAGGCCAAGAGACTCAAACAGTACGCCAtcaaaaagcatgcaccacgagaaattagaagcatgaggtttcaagaaacttaccagggaaaatggtcgtgaaggtggaagtGAGAGCTTCGGGAGTcaaggagcccaccgtctgagtctTGAAAGCACAAGAGAACGTTCGCCGGAGAAGGTAAAGCTCTGGATTTTAGGGTTTTCGGCGAAGTAGTGGCGTGCGTGAAAAGGAAAGAAATGGCTCTGgtgatcttatataagtttgtctctgatattcaaaaggcgtgatcattaattttcctttttcgaagtatggggaaacgtgatGGCCATCAAAagtgtttctggggaactgaaaagccatgactagacaggagtggtttgcttttttcaagaacacacgaagggtcctgacacgtcaggaggggttaccgaagagtcattcgttcaaagtttatttactgttcgtagtaaataaactatggggggcaaatgttatcaggtaaattagcatttgtgacgtggcgaataatttcttgatacgtggctgatacctggaagcatctgctagagtatcgaccaggagacacaccagaagcatgacaagcctatctttgccacgaccagtctggtcggtggttccgctggcaaagcaacatttgtgggaagatctttgtgaatcccgaatttatctcatgcaatcttctgaatatcccactattcaggggataatatctgcaacaatattctgtaaccctccttgagcctataaatagcaagatatagctcaagggaagtgGACTTTTGGCTGAAAATTCAtagagagatagaatttctcctagaaaacttgtatttctttaggtgaagtgctgaaactcattgaacccaagttctcagATCACACTtctcatttcatatcaatataattctaagtggacgtaggtcattaccagatcctggggccgaaccactataaattgctgtgttttctttactttcgtcattatattattctctttatattcgtccatatcattcatattttgactctgtgtcagttggccaaatcgtgggtcaacagttTCTAAAACATTCCCCTTGGCTGAGTATATTATTGTTTTAGGCAAGTTAATGTCTAAAGTGCCCCTTGCTTATTAGCTTACTCTTCAATGCCCTCAATGGAAATTTCGTCATTTACCACATTTCTTGCTAATCTCTATTAACGCCTCATAACTTCCTATTACtgccaatatcctcaaataatcaccaaatgaTTTCCCTTTACCCGATAAgccccagtaatgtactaaattaccaaaatacccctaggctcaccccgagtcgggtatttgaccccattatgactaaaccgctaacttgttcctaggattgtctcgttccaaataactcaaatatatccacataataatgtggtctcaatcaataaaacacaaatatatatatacatattcaaatatgccatcaatgggttaaaattacgaaaatgctcttctaataagaatcagacatgcatgcttaatacacctaaacatgtcaatacaatcatataataatataactcacataatttatgtaatcatgcatataatcacataataattcaattattgtcCTTCTGACCCCtaaatcaaggcactaagtcttattagggaaATTAGGACGTTACAACATGTTTctcgaaagtgaagttcaaaagtttcattctcataagattcaaaccaacacttttgagggagcaaaatgttacacccaaattttgagaataaataaacaGCCTTGAAATGTAGGCTTGTAGGAGACAAGCTCTTAATTAATAAGTATTCAACATGATACTTAGACAAATGATCATAAAGTCCCAATGTGCTATGTCAGAagcactcgagcatgagttgcatgCTCGAAAACAGGAGTTTCCTCTGAAAGATGAGTTCAATAGACTAATCAAGCAAGGAGGTGACAGTAACTAGAACGATGAGCTCGAAGCTACAtgtgatctcgaaagcgcgtTGAAGTAGCGTACTAGCTCGAATATGCGTTAAACAAATACACGGACATGCTGTTAGGAAATTCCAAATTATATCTGATTAGGTTAAATCGTGTATAATATCCTACTTTTAtgggatctttatttaaataatgcatttaatttgtattattcaaatattcatttgaatttgaatattatgtTATAACTTGCCTAGAATTAAGGGAAGAATATCTTTGTAATCGTGTCAATAAATAGCTTGGATTCAATCATTTGTTCTCATACACAATCTTGTACAGAGAATGCTCATCAAAATTGATCTCAAAGCTTTAATGCATaccttaataaaattgactcgtggacgtaTGTAGATTTTAACtatcgaaccacgtaaaaatatatttattttttttttctttcgtcCTATTtcaattgtttaattgctctaatTAATTTAGTAGACCAAAAACAACTTGAACAAAGAATAAACGTACATTGCATTAATTGTTCTACAAACAAGTAAAGTGAACATGTTACGTAGGAAAAACATTACATGAGAAACATtacactattattttattttggaaAAACCGAAGTGACAATAATAGATTGCAATGTGGGAATATATGACATTGGACCTTTTTTACTCaactaaagtgatacaatgaagtTCACAAGTTCATTCAGCGAATCATAGGAAGAATTACCTTGCCTTATACGGTCTTGAAATTTCTTCTTCAATTCTTTGACTCTTTCCCTCATATCATTCCCTTCGTTCTCCAAAATCAATCTTCTCACAGCTCTCTCAATCTCTCCTCTCTCTAATTCCTCTAATTCCAATCCAATTTTCCAAACATAACTCGCATACCTAGCATTCACTCTTTGATCACCGAAACATGGTTTGCATATCATTGGAACTCCTTCACCTATACTTTCAAGAGTTGAATTCCAACCACAATGGCTCCAAAATCCCCCAACAGCAGGATGAGCCAACACTTCCCTCTGGGGTGCCCATCTCACAATGAATCCCTTATCTCCAACAGAATCTTGGAACCCTTTCGGCAACAGCTCAATCCAATCCGAGCCGCGAATCGAACCGGGTCGAACCACCCATAAGAAGGGTTGGTTGCTGTTGGCTAGTCCCCAAGCGATTTCAGCTACTTCTTTCTCAGTCAAGGCTGCTATGCTGCCCGAGCTGCTCACATAAATGACTGACTTATGGGGTTGTTTGTCAAGCCACGAAATGCAGGTTCTGTCCTCTGTAATTAGGCTACTTGAGATGTTGAATGGTACTATCATGTGTAGAGGACCTATTGGGAAGATTGGTACTTCAGATCGTTGTTGCATTTGCTCTAAAGTTAACTCTTCAAGGCATTTCATAGTGTTCCAAATGATGGCCGAAGAAGTTCTTTTTCCGTATCCCTTATTCACTACTTTAGCAAACTTTCCAAAACTTGCTGCTAAGCTAAAAGGCAGATCTTTAAATCTGAGGGGATGGAGTTCTGGCACAAGATCACGAGAAACAGAACCTGTAGCacataattactaaataattggATACAAATAGATGTAGAAATTCGGTCTCGTCCCAATTTTGCttttatatattcatatatatatatatatatatatattcattataCCTTGAGAGAGATCATGGCCTTGTTCGTTAAGCTTAACTAGAGCAGAGCGAGCTAAACAAGTTGCAGCGCTTGTGGTGCGCAAGATTAAGCTTGGCAGCTTGAGATGGTCTGCCACAGCTTCAGCAAAGAACATGATCTCATCACAT contains the following coding sequences:
- the LOC133789542 gene encoding UDP-glucose iridoid glucosyltransferase-like, whose amino-acid sequence is MNMAKQPERSRRLVLVPCPFQGHITPMLQLGTVLYSKGFSITVVHTIYNSPNPKNHPDIIFVPIADGLSDQDIRSWDLVGNVAAINENCKDIFQRFLQKLSPVEQEQVCIICDEIMFFAEAVADHLKLPSLILRTTSAATCLARSALVKLNEQGHDLSQGSVSRDLVPELHPLRFKDLPFSLAASFGKFAKVVNKGYGKRTSSAIIWNTMKCLEELTLEQMQQRSEVPIFPIGPLHMIVPFNISSSLITEDRTCISWLDKQPHKSVIYVSSSGSIAALTEKEVAEIAWGLANSNQPFLWVVRPGSIRGSDWIELLPKGFQDSVGDKGFIVRWAPQREVLAHPAVGGFWSHCGWNSTLESIGEGVPMICKPCFGDQRVNARYASYVWKIGLELEELERGEIERAVRRLILENEGNDMRERVKELKKKFQDRIRQGNSSYDSLNELVNFIVSL